From Xiphophorus couchianus chromosome 7, X_couchianus-1.0, whole genome shotgun sequence:
ACAAACATTCACCGACACAAAGATGACCAAACCCTCTGACCAACGCTATAAGAGACGATAATGGTGTTTGTGTGAGACATTGGGATCATGGTAGTGATTGTGAGAGAGTTTGGTCATCTGTATGCAAGTGAATGATTGTGTAAGTATGTAGTAAGTTTCGTCCCATCAGGCCACTCTAACAGTTCAACTTCTATCACTTACAGTAGGAAAAGCCTCGTATCACATAAGCAAATATTATATGGAAGCACTATGCCACATCGTGGTTAGAGGTATATCTCATTTTGCTAATCTGCTTCTGCATATCTGTTGCATTTGCTATATTCAAATTAGCAATCTTTGTgttgtcaaaatattttgtacttttttgtgtaaaaaaaaaacatcaatgaaaTAAAGTTAGCTACTCTcagaacaaaagtttaaaaaaagaaggtatCAGGTCAGCATTGCACTTTATGCTCTCCTGATTCAAATGAAATGATGTCAGACTTGCGTAGCGTTTTTCAGGGACAGTGTTGGTGCTTAGGGCaccaaaaaaatcaagctcaatCAGAAATTAATCGCAATCATTATATGTGTGAGAATCTGTTACATGCAATGGGATATTAAGATATTCGCACAGTGGAAGTAAGCGATGGAGAAACGTGGCATGAGCACAAAGAAAACGACTGATGAGGATCCATCCATGTACAAGTCAAAAACACAGGAGTGAGTAAAAAGTGAGGAAGGTAGAAAGCCTGTTTAAGGTCAGATATGTTGATCAGTGAGACGAACCTGAGGTTGAATTGAGAGAAAGGAGATTTATttaaagatcatttttatttataaatgcaaCAGCAAACCTGCATGAATTCATAAGActatgaaaagcagaaaaaaagacaaattatcaAAGGTGCTCACTAAAAGTGCACAAGTACACTTAAGTACTATGAACTTATATAACTAATGAAtagaccagtggttcccaaagattttctgggtcCCCCTATGGATAACCACCCAccccctaaaaaaataaaaaaataaactgggcacacacattaATAagcctatacacatattttattttcaaactccactgaagtttatttcacacttcaggttgcaacaaaacaaactacaaaccatctacAAACACGTTTGTGtgactgttttttctttcttcattcatccataccgcttcctgTGCCCCCCTGCAATGACACGGCGCCCCCCCTAGGGGGCgcaccccacactttgggaaccactggaaTAGACAAACTGAGGGTATACTAAATTGTAAGTAATCGGAAAAATTTCCAACAAAATGAATAGCCATAGTCAGAAGAATATGGAAGATATAATGTTTCTGAAATTCACTGCATGTAAAGATGTGAAAGagcaaatgtaaaattttcGAGCAAGAACAGTTTCAcatattacaaaaatgaaacgtaaataaatcacaatcaGCAGCAGGGAGAAGTTTTGAAAGCTGATTTTTTGgacatgctaactagccttagcattcttGACAGGTTCCGTTGTGAGAAACTGGCAGCACGGACACAAgctgattgacagcgctaaaaccctcctcctagctcagactggttgtttctgtgtatttctgcacATGGCAGTAAGGAAGCAGAGGAGCtcgacatatttttttttttcacacattatctgttgcatattttactgtcatgaCAAAGTGCCAGttataacaaatatgtaaaaagcaaatattttctaaaagttaccTACTACAGCTCTAAAGTCATTTAAGTGAATTGTGTTGGTTACTTCCAGCTGCAGATTTgacaaatggaaagaaaacaacaaatcagcaAATGGGTCAAAAATGATTCATAATAGCTTATGCTAATCTTCATCTATGTTTGAATAGATTTAACCTATAAAAGACAGTAGAGTTTGTAAAAGATCATAATTATATTTAACAACAGGATTAATGAGGTGAAGGTTAACTGTATGTATATTTAAGGTTTTATGTAACAGAAGAAGTTCCTCCTCTCATTGCAGCCTCTGATCCCAAAGGATGAGTTCCTGTTCTTCTCCAGGACTCCACACCTCTCAGCCGGGCAACTTGGAATGTTCTGGTACTGCACCGGTTCTCCACCCACCCAGAACCACTCATCACCAAGGTAACGCAGGCCCGTCCACATCTACCGACATGTAGCAGGGAGGTCAACACGAACACTTAGGATGAGTTGGTAAAGAACACCAGAGTGTAAACAGCGACCCACCTCCTCAGTGGTTGCCAGGTGGGCTTTCTGTTGTGCAAAGTCGTGGTCGTCGTCTGTGATGAGGGTTGCCAGGTCGTAGCTGTTGGCCTTGTTCAGGGTCCTGCAGTACTCCAACGCCTCGTCCCATGTTTTATTCTCCTTCACCAGGGTCAGTGACTCATCATAACACATGAACATGTGTCTCTGATCACACCCATCATTCCTCCACTCATTGGTGAATGACACCTTATAAGCGCAGTGTTGGTTTGAGTCTGGTTCTACAAGGAACAGTGGAGAAATATATTCCACCCATGAAATCCGGAGATCATTCGGCAAATTATAACACTGATATGAAGACGGCTCCATTTCATGTTAAGCTCCAAAGGCAGTGGAGAGCACAGTCACCCGTTAACGtatgagaaaatgaaatgagaaattttatttcagatttaaaccTTCCCTCatacttttgcatttttaattttaaaaaatttcttggacgaaacaaacagaaaagcgttttgttaaaaataaacgaTTTTCAAGTTTTCTAACTAGTCTCTATCATTACATGAACTGTGATGTTTTCCTTACCGTTGAAGTCCCAGTTGAAGAAGGTTGctattttgtcttgtttggaCCACTTCCATGGGCTCGTGTCATCGTCTCGGTACAGTCCAAGCCAGCCTTGGTACTTGTAGAACTCCCAGATTTCCGTTTGATTTCTGATTGTGATCAGATCGTCGTGTTTCTCCCTGCAGAAAGACTGGGCTTCTCTCCATGTCTCCATATGATTGTAGTAAGAAAACGTTCTCTGTCTGAGGCCCGACAGCTGCGCACAGGCAAGATGGAAGGCGAGTagcaggaagaaaaagatgcagatgTTCCTCATCTTGAATCTGCTGCGCTGATCTCCAAGTACCTGGAGCCACATAACCAGTTCTATTAAATCATTTCAGTGAAATATTCAGCTTCTTtcacagaaagacagaaatacTGAATTGCTGCAAGCAGCTGAATTTCAAAAAGGAAGCTGGTTTCCTATCatacaaaacatttatctgCTGTCAACTGACTATTTTTAATTgcaatgatgaataaaaaaattgtggAATTGGACAGTGTATACAAAGATTGAACTATATTCATTTGAACTAAATTGGATTAATGTTATTTGGGCATAATTTAGACCGATTTGTGTAAATCGGTCTAATAAACCTTATAATATAAACCACCCAACCGTCAGTGTGCCATaaattagctgcgtttccattacaaatctgCACGAAACTTTGTAACTATTCAGCcaatgtcaaaaaacacaattttcacaattgcagtgttttctagataagaaacacaattaaaaatcccatgtgaaaaaatttattaaagctTAGTTTAATAagccattaaaaaacatgctgcaccaTTATTCTCcagccacttcctgtcgtctttttctttcttttgaagtTTTGATTCCACAACATCACCCTATAACAGTATAAAGAATAAACGTTTCTATCCAGTGTAAGTATTAATATATCTTCCCAACATatggaaatgttaaaataaagaagaaattattAGGGGGGTAAAATAGTAAATGCAAACATATTTGTGGCTAAtttaaacaggatttaactTTGAACAGTTCTTATCTAAAAACATACGTACTCACCTCAAGGTGCAACAGAAAAGCAGCTTTGAATCTCAACTTCAGGTAATGATGATTCTCAGTCTGTTGACTCAGTTAAGAAGCTCCACCAACCAATCAAAGCAAAGCATTAAACCTATCAGTCATTAGGGTGAGGTCACCACCCTGCTTCCCTCCTCATGATTCTGCTTTGCATCTTGTCCTGAATCTTCTCACAGTGGCAGATGTAGAAAAAGACTACAAGACAAACTGTTCTGTCATCACATTAGCTAGTGGCTAAGCTGGAACTGCCTTGGATAATGAGCTGGGTTTCTTGTTTTCTAGCcatctttttttgctttttatttggtgGGGTATGTACACTAATGGatctgctgctttttgttttactttttacttattattattagttttttttatctctaataATCCTTTGACTAAACTTATTAtgtgttattgtatttttatacaaatgCTTTTTCAATTGCCTGTGAAGTTAAGTTTGAATGGAACACATTCAAATTCATGTCCGTCTCTTCCCTCTCCCTAAGTTGTTAAGATTTGGTTTCTTGCTTGACCCAAGTGCTGCCACACCCAGCGGCAAAAAGGTGGagagttttaataataattaaaaagtaaacttGCACAGCTTTCACACAGGGAACAGGACATGGAACCAAAGGAGGAGAAACAGCAGAATCCAGTGAAAAGCGGGAACGTTCCTCAGTTTTACAGCGCgagttacagaaaaagaaagttagCTAGTCTACATTCAGTCAGAGAAgaaatcacaaatatttttttcttggcaCCAATTAGAGACAAGAacatcacagaaacaaacatgtttcttcATCTGAACAATTAGACAAGCTTGTCCACAGACAAGCTAACTAGCAGCTTGCCTGTTTGTTAACCAAGCTAAGCTTAGACTTAGCTTGTTTGTTAGCTTGTCTACCAAATTGTCTACAGACAAGCTGTTAGCTTGCCAACAACAGCTTAAATGTTTGTTAGCAAGCTAacagcttgtttgtttgttagccAAGCTAAGTTTAGATAAGCTAACAGATAATTCTGGTAACTCCAAgagaaaagattaaattaaactttagctCAACTTTGAGAAGTTTCCAACAAAACTGAGaaggtatttcagcttctgcACAAGTCAAACCAAAGACAACTCAGTCATTGACAGGATCTTTAGTGAAGTTGATGGAAGAACTGGTGAAAGTTTTCAAATAACAGCTAGAAACGCCTTTTAGAACTCGGAAAGTAATTTTTGAGGACTACCCTGACCTTGGTGACTTGTGTAATGGATTGACATTGGCTACGGTCTAAATTTACAGTATTTGCATACGTGATAATAATCATTTGGCTTCCAGTTTCCGGCTCATTTGCTTAATGGGATCTAAGGAGACATTAAACAGGAGGTTTGCATTTGGCTAATGAACTTTTGCTCAAAGAAATctcctcattttatttcttaaccACTCTTGGGTTCACATCCTCAGCCCTCTACCCCGCAATATTTGTGGGGTCGATGGGTGAGGATTGCTTCTATTCAGAGGTGAGTAGAGTTctcaaaaattgtactcaagtaagagaagcACTgcttgaatatatttttactcaagtaaaagtaaaaagtagccatccaagacattattcaagtaagagtaaaacagtatttggtaaaaaaaaaaaaaaaaaagctaccaAAGTACTGAGTATCAAAACATCatataaagtgtaaaaaataagtaaataaataaataattttaaaaaatatatcatcagatgaaccaaaatataaagttatgtggaaagttatgttggtattttaaggaccaaaatgaaactagttcatataaaaaacataattgcaaaataacattatctgaaaaagaagaaaattttgaaatcaatttatttcagtataaaacttatgaaacttgaAGAAAAACTccaggtctgtgtctggtgaatatttggctaaaacatgtttgttcttcactCAGTGGAGTTATCCACAGTGGGTCGAGTATCCAAAATTTTTACCCAAGTAAGTGTGGTGATACTTCagaataaaattactcaagtaaaagtaaaaagtacagggtagtaaaaatactcctagaagtacatttattttctccaaaagGTTACTCTAATAAATGTCactgagtaaatgtaatgtGTAGCTACAACTCAACTCTGCTCATATTGAGTTTTTCCAGTTGAGAGAAGTGTGTGTTTACTGCTGCCTGACTACCATCTTGTTTCTGCTGTTCCTGATTCCATGAGGAATAAGACTTAAATCTTTCAACTCAACCAGGAAAATCCTGTCTCACTACATTATTAGTTAtgataaatgtatataaaagtGTAACTCAATTTGATCCATGAAAAAAAGGTTACTGTAGTTTCTGCCAGTAGATGGCAGTAGTGGTTTAGCTTTGGGAGCTACTGACTGATGTTAGGCTACAGACTAACTAAtgctaaaatttaaattaaagttcaaACAACAGAGCAAAACCAAATTAAAGCTAATGACGAACCATAATAAAAGGCTGAGTAAACTACGTaagaatagaatagagtagaatactttgtttttcttccaaggGGGAAATTCAACAATATCAGCAGGAAAGTGAGTGACAGGTGGAAGCATGTAgatacacataaaaataaaaatgacgataaaaaattaaaaaaagaaagaaaaactatacagttgttaaaaaaacatttgataaagACTATAGATGAAGAAATCAACATATGCATTTTAaatctgcattaaaataaaaaaacaaaacaatgcatgCTTCATACACTGGGATGAAaactatttagaaaaatatagacgtgtgcaaaatgttatttttatttaactgatcaATGGCACATTCATGCATTGATTTGTTCTAGGGATTTCCTGAATGCTTCGATGAGTTGATAGTCATCTGGTGACATTGTATTGTAGCTGTTTATAAACTGCACAGttatgcctgtgtgtgtgtgtgtgtgtgtgtgtgtgtgtgtgtgtgtgtgtgtgtgtgtgtgtgcgtgcacgtGTGCGTGTTTGCGTgcgtgtgtgggcatgtgttgtttgtgtgtgtaaaaaaaggGCCAGGATGGTTTGAATATCTTTTCATAATTGGAAAACAgcctttttgtatttatttagattatattttttcaatccagtgttatttttctttggatttaccaaaacatttatttgtgcaacaaaagcaaaaactagAGAAATGTATCCGGGGTCAAACCACATGTTAAAATCTTTCCCAGACTTCtctttttggtgttttgttgGAGTTTTGTTAACACATCATGTAGTGACCTATGTACAAGCATGAAATAAAACTCACACCACTACTCAAGAACGATTAAGAGTATTTACTGAAAAATGAAGGGATGCGTGTGGTCTTTAGGCTCCAGCAGTTTATTCGTCCTACTAATCCATGTCTATTTTACACTGGATTTTTCAAGCTTCGCCCACTTCAGACAAACATCAAACAATGCTTATTTCTgccagcagatggcagtagtGGTTTAGCTTTGAGAGCGACTGACTGATGCTAGGCTACAGACTAAAGCTAAGCTGTTTACTTGGTATTGATCTGATACCCAGATGACTAGTATCACTAATATCTATGCTGACTTTTTTCATTAATGTCATGATCAttgatttgatttcatttagTTGATTATAACAAAATACAGAACAACGACTTtagacaaataaatgttttttattaattaaattccTTGTTTATCAGGATAACTGAGTCTTTAACTCTAATCTTTATGCAGCCTACATGGGAAGCAATTTTTCCATCAATAGCTAACACAAAAAGGTtgcttttcatatttcatatttcaggttccagtaagattttttttctgcctgaatTGATGATAACAACTTATTCAGCCAGCTCAAATTTCATCTCTGATCACAGATTACAACAAGAAAAGCATTCATTGCTATGTTGATATTCCAGATTTTTAATCTCTGTCTCTGTTGGAGGTCAGGGTTGAGTTTGGTGAACCCGCCCTCTCCTCCATCCTCAACTTTCTTTTTCCAACTCAGAATTCtcttaaaaattaatatttttactgcTTGTGTGAATTGGTGATGTTACCGCAGCTAAAATTGGAGCAATTtgagaaaatgcaacaaaagttTTAATCTCATCTCgctaatattaatttattacctTGGTATTGATAGCAATGATATTTTGATCCATACGTTAACCACTAATTCACAGAGAAAGATTGGATTAGGTTTGATcattgtaaatatttcatatattttgaaACAGAATGCTGTCCAGACCCAGTTATATAATCTGTAATATAGGGTTGTTAACAGGAACTCAAGAAATACTTTCTAACAAAAGAGTatcaaacatgaagaaaatgtcAAAGCTTAAATCTCCTTCTTCATCATATCACTGCCCATAATGATACAGTTTACATTAATACAGCAACTAGAGAGTACTTTGAATATAACAGAACAGAATAGAAATCAACTTGAACCTTTATGGTCCATCTGTCGCTACATTTAGCAATACAGGCAGAAAAGTGACAAGCAAGTCAAAGCATGTGGATTCAAacaaaggtaaatatttttgagacAGACTTTATTTTGACTAGGAATATTGCTACACATagcacacatttaaaatatcattcTAATCCTTCTAAATTGACCTATTCTTGCCATCCAACCACCCAGCTAGCTTAAATTGTCATCATCTACAAATGAAAAGCCTTTACTTATCAAATGGCTAAGCTATGACTGCTTTAAGATTTTAAGTAACAGAAGAAGTTCCTTCTCTTATTGCAGTCTCTGATCCCAAAGGATGAGTTCCTTTTCTTCTCCAGGACTCCACACCTCTTAGCCGGGCAGCTTGGAATGTTCTGGTACTGCACTGGTTCTCCACCCACCCAGAACCACTCATCACCAAGGTAACGCAGGCCTGTCCACACCTACCGACATGCAGCAGGGAGAAACTTACACACAGAGGATATGTTGGttgacaaaactaaaaataaagcagaaaaatggcCCACCTCCTCAGTGGTTGCCAGCTGGGCTTTCTCTCGTGCAAAGTCGTGGTCGTCGGTGGTGGTCAGAGTGGCCAGGTTGTAGTTTTTCCCTTCCTTCATATTTTTGCAGTATTCCAACGCCTCCTCCCATGTCTTATCCTCCTTCACCAGAACCAGCCTCTCATCGTAGCAAATGAAACCTTTTTTAGTATTGCAGTTGACTGTATGCCACTTGTCATTCTGGATGTAGGCACAGTCTTTAGTTGATCccataaaagacagaaaacagagtttTTAGATTAAATCTCATTAACAAACAATTCATACTGCGTTATGTAGGGGAAAATTTAGAAAGACCAGTTAACCTGACAGTGATGTTTTtgtactgtgggaggaagccggagaacccgggaATCGAACCAAGGACAACAGTTCTActaactgcgccactgtgcagctttgattaatttattaggGTGAGAAATGCATGCTTTTGATATGTAGGTGGGGTATCCTCCATCTTTTGCACTACTCCCAACTATGATCCCAACTCGCTCTCTCTTCATTGTGTAgcttaatataaatgtttaaataaccTAAATCCAAAcaactttcatatttttaactttgctATATTTTGCTTACGGTTATCACTCCCTTGTAAGTTGGGGGCGCTTAAGATCTCATCTCCACTAGACCATTTCCAGACTCCATGCAGTCCGATCCAGGCGTTGTAATGTAAAGGTAGATCAACTGTTCCTTCCCTGATAGTGATCAAGTCAGTGTGGTGCGTCCTGCAGTAATTCTGGGCGTCAGCCCAGGTTTCAGGTCCATTATGAAATGTGATGTTCACTTTTCTGAGAGGTTGCTGATCTACACAGATGAAATGAAGGACCGACATCAAAGGGACAAAGATGAAGATGTTCATCATGTTTCCACTGAATAAATGCCCCACACCTGGAATCAGATGAacaatttcattaaatatttaacacataATACACTGCACGTCGGGGAACTCAGTATTTCACCAGTAAGTTCaccaaattattaataaattaccCCATAGGTGTAAGAACCCTGTTAGTACCCCTGGTAAATACTGACATCGATAAATGTGTGCAACATTCAGTATTGAAAAGTTCAAACTGCATCAGCACAGAAATATGTTTAtggaaagaaatgtaaaaacatacaGAGACAAACTAAAGTGCTGCATGGATGGACATGTtcgaaaaaaaatctataactTGATAATCTTGACTAACATCAATAGTAATTtgtcaaaaacagacattttcaatTTGCCATCCTAGTAAGCTGCATATGTTAGGTAAAAAAACCACTGAG
This genomic window contains:
- the LOC114147540 gene encoding snaclec rhodocytin subunit alpha-like; the encoded protein is MGSTKDCAYIQNDKWHTVNCNTKKGFICYDERLVLVKEDKTWEEALEYCKNMKEGKNYNLATLTTTDDHDFAREKAQLATTEEVWTGLRYLGDEWFWVGGEPVQYQNIPSCPAKRCGVLEKKRNSSFGIRDCNKRRNFFCYLKS
- the LOC114148616 gene encoding C-type lectin galactose-binding isoform-like, which translates into the protein MRNICIFFFLLLAFHLACAQLSGLRQRTFSYYNHMETWREAQSFCREKHDDLITIRNQTEIWEFYKYQGWLGLYRDDDTSPWKWSKQDKIATFFNWDFNEPDSNQHCAYKVSFTNEWRNDGCDQRHMFMCYDESLTLVKENKTWDEALEYCRTLNKANSYDLATLITDDDHDFAQQKAHLATTEEVGRCLHSGVLYQLILSVRVDLPATCR